The Pseudomonas sp. SCA2728.1_7 DNA segment GCCGACCACACCCATGACCATCAACTGCAAGGTCATGACCATGCCGTTCCACAGGCCCGGGATAGCGGGGATGATGCCGCTGAAATCGAAGTCCATTATTTACCCCCCACGGAGATCAGGCCGGGCACGGCGACTTTCTTCTCGACCATGCGCATCAGCAACATCAGGCTCATGTTCAGGGTGAAGTAGATCAGCGTGGCCAGGGTGAAGGCTTCAAACAGGTTGGCCGAGAACTCAGCGGTCTGTTTGGTTTGCGCCAGCAGTTCCATCAGGCCGATCAAGGACGCCACGGAGGAGTTCTTGAAGACGTTGAGGAATTCCGAGGTGAGCGGTGGAATGATGATCCGGTAGGCCTGGGGCAGCAGCACGTTCCAGTAGATCTGCGGCAGCTTGAAACCCATGGCGCGGGCGGCGGATTCCTGGCCGCGTGGCAGCGCCTGGATACCGGTACGCACTTGTTCGCAGACACGGGCAGCGGTAAACAGACCCAGACAGACGACAACGCTCAGGTAAGCCGAGGTGGTCGGGTTGAGGTCCTGTTTGTACCAGTCCTGCAGGTTTTGCGGCAGCAGGTCGGGTACCAGGAAGTACCAGATGAACAGCTGAACCAGCAGCGGCACGTTACGGAACAGCTCGACGTAGCAGGTGGCAATGCCCGATACGATGCGGTTTGGCACCGTGCGCATGACGCCCAGAATGGAGCCCAGCAGCAAGGCGATGATCCACGCCACGATGGCGATGGCAATGGTCCAGCCCAAACCGGTGACGTACCAGTCGAGATAAGTCTCGCTGCCGACGCCGGTGGACTTGAAGAACACGCCCCAGTCCCAGTTGTAATTCATTAGGGTCTCCCCTCGAGATCGATCGATGTACAAGCACCCGCTTGGGGAAGATCCTTTCCCGCCTGACGTTGAACGTCAGGCACACGCGATCGGCTCGAAAACCGCCAGGTCGAGTGTTCCACAGTACAGCCCGCAGGTAGTAACAGACGCCTGAGGAGAGTGGCCCCCTCAGGCAATAAGGTTAGTCAGGAATCAGATTTTTACGTCAGGCGCCGGCTTGTCGCTCGGGTTGGCGATCAGATCTTTTACCTTGTCGCTCATCGGGAAGTTCAGGTTCAGGCCTTTTGGTGGAACCGGGCTTTCGAACCACTTGCTGTAGATCTTGTTGATCTCGCCAGACTTGTACAGGGCGACGATGGCGTCATCGACCGCTTTCTTGAAGGCCGGGTCGTCTTTACGAACCATGCACGCGTAGGCTTCGAAGGACTGTGGCGTGCCGGTGATGATCCAGTCAGCCGGTTTCTTGGCCTTGGCTTCTTCGCCGGCCAGCAGCGCGTCGTCCATCATGAAGGCAACGGCGCGGCCGCTTTCCAGCATGTTGAAGGATTCACCGTGGTCTTTGGCGGAGATGATGTTCATGCCCATCTGCTTGTCGGCGTTCATCGCTTTGATGATGCGCTCGGACGTGGTGCCAGCGGTGGTCACGACGTTTTTGCCTTTCAGGTCGGCAAAGTCAGCGTAGGACGGCTTGCCATCCTTGTCTTTCTTGACCAGCAGACGGGTGCCGATTTCGAAGATGTTGACGGTAAAGTCGACTTGCTGGGCGCGTTCGGCGTTGTTGGTGGTGGAGCCGCACTCGATATCCGCGGTGCCGTTCTGGATCAGCGGGATACGGGTTTGCGAGGTGACCAGGTTGTACTTGACCTGCAGGTCTGGCTTGTTCAGGTCTTTTTTCAGGGCTTCAACGATGGCCACTTGAATGTCGTGGGAGTAGCCCACGGGTTTGCCGGAAGCATCCGCGATGTAGGAAAACGGAATGGAGCTGTCGCGGTGAGCGAGCGTAATGGTGCCCGAATCGTTGATCTTCTTCAGGGTGCCGGTGAGTTCGGCGGCGAAAACTGGCGTGCTGATCAGAGCGGCCGCAATGGCTGCGCCCAGGATATGGGGAACGATGCGCATCAAATTTTCCTCGAATTGTTTTTTTTATGGAGCCAGTTCGTCGGCCCTTTTGTGCTTCGAATGCCTGACGGCTCCTGAAGTGTTGGCACAACAAGCATTCGTCGAGAGAGTGTAGAGCATGACTCGTGCCAGACCAGCGGCGTGTACTTAAGTTGATGATTTATAACGTTATTAAAGTTTTGTGATGGTTTGTTTTGGCGTAACTGATCCGGTTTACCGAATCGACCGGGAAGTCGCGTTCGGAAAACCGAACGAGCAACAGCCCCTCACCCTAGCCCTCTCCTAGAGGGAGAGGGGACTGAACGCGGCGACTGGGTGAGATGCACCGACTTGAGATACCGAGTCGAACTCAGGCTTTACAGAGCACCTCGATCGGCTCCCTTCCCCCTCTACCCCCTGGGGGAGAGGGCTGGGGTGAGGGGGAAAGCTCTAACTGACACAATCAGGTTCAACAGAACCCACAAAACAAGAAGCCCCTGAATCTCTCAATTCAGGGGCTTTCGTTTAAGCGATGTTCACATCACGCCGCTTCGATCTTGCTACGGTTCTGTTCGACCTTACCCAGATACGCCGCAAGCTTCTCTTGCTCTGCCGGGGTAGTGAAAAGGCCCAGCTTGCTACGACGCCACAGAATGTCATGCGCCGTAGTCGCCCACTCTTCGCTGCACAGGTAATCCACTTCGCGAGTGTAGAGCCCGCCGCCGAGGTGTTCGCCCATGTCGGCCAGGGTTTCCACGCCTTCAAGCATGCGCCAGGTGCGGCTGCCGTAGGTGGTGGACCAGCGACGAGCGATCTCGGTCGGCACGAAGTCGAATTTGTCGCGAATCTGCGCGCACAAGGCCTGCGGGGTGGTCATGTCTTCGCCGCCGGGCAGGGTAGCGGTGGCTGTCCAGCTCGGGCGCATCTGGGTGAAGAACGGCAGCAACTGCGCCATCGCCGACTCGGCGAGTTTGCGGTAGGTGGTCAGCTTGCCGCCGAATACCGACAGCAGTGGCGCTTCTTCGCCGCTAGCCGACAAGGCCAGAGTGTAATCGCGGGTGACGGCCGACGGGTTGTCGGATTCGTCGTTGCACAGTGGGCGTACGCCCGAGTAGCTGTGCTGGATGTCGTCGCGGCTGATCTGCTGCTTGAAGTGCGCGTTGACCACTTTCAGCAGGTAATCGGTTTCGGCATCGGTAATCGCCACTTTCGCCGGATCACCGGTGTATTCACGGTCGGTGGTGCCGATCAGGGTGAAGTGGTTGTTCAGGTACGGAATGGTGAAAACGATGCGCTGATCTTCGTTTTGCAGAATGTGCGCGTGATCGCCTTCGTACAGTTTCGGCACGATGATGTGGCTGCCTTGAATCAGACGGATGCCGTACGGCGATTCCATCTTCAAGTCATCACGAATGAACTTGGCGACCCACGGGCCGGCGGCGTTCACCAGCGCTTTGGCGGTGATCGAAAACAGGCTGCCGTCGGCACGTTCCAGATTCAGGTGCCACAGGCCTTTGGCGCGACGGGCGCTGACGCAGCGAGTCTGGGTGTGCACATGGGCGCCCTTTTCGCGGGCGGCCATGGCGTTCAGAACCACGAGGCGGGCGTCGTCGACCCAGCAGTCGGAGTATTCGAAGCCTTTCTTGATTTCGCTTTTCAGTGCGCTGTCGGCGCCGAACTTCAGGCTTTTCGAACCTGGCAGTTTTTCGCGCTTGCCGAGATTGTCATACAGGAACAGGCCGGCCCGGATCATCCATGCCGGGCGCAGGTGCGGACGGTGTGGCAACACGAAGCGCATCGGCTTGACGATGTGCGGCGCCTTGGCCAGCAGCACTTCGCGTTCGGCCAGCGCTTCACGCACCAGACGGAATTCGTAATGTTCGAGGTAGCGCAGGCCGCCGTGGATCAGCTTGCTGCTGGCCGACGAGGTGTGGCTGGCCAGATCGTCTTTTTCACAAAGGAACACCGAAAGCCCGCGACCGGCGGCATCCGCTGCGATCCCCACGCCATTGATCCCGCCGCCGATAACGGCGATGTCGTAGATCTCGGAGATTGGGGGCGTACGCAAGGTAGAGGTGGACATCGGCTGGCCTCGGGTTCTTTTGATTTTCTATATTGGAAATCGAACATGAATGTTCATTTGCGAAAATGGTAGCCCATAAAGACGCGCGCAGCCAGTCGCATTCGATTGAAAAAACTCATCGAAGGGCGGCTAAAAGAAAATTTTCGAACATTAAATGCGCGCAAGGGCGCAGAAGACGTGTTGTTTGATCGATTGTTTTCGTCGGATCGCCGCCCGGAGCAGGCTCGCTCCCACAGTGGGTGGAAGACTCACAAATCTTGTGATTGGCTCGTATCTCTGTGGGAGCGAGCCTGCTCGCGAAGGCGTCAGTACAGACAATGAAGAGAAGGGTAGTTAAACGACCTCCAAGCGAATCTTGTGCTGACTCAACAACTGCGCCAGCGCCGGCACCGGCTGCTGATCGGTCACCAGGCAATCGATCAGGCTGATCGGGCCGAGGCGAATCATCGCGTTACGCCCGAACTTGCTCGAATCCGCCGCCAGAATCACCTGCCGCGCATTGGCAATGATTGCCTGCGAAACCCGCACTTCCTGATAATCAAAATCCAGCAAGCTGCCGTCTTCATCGATCCCGCTAATCCCGACCAGGGCGAAATCAACCTTGAACTGATTGATGAAATCCACGCTCGCCTGACCGACCACACCGCCGTCACGACGCACATTGCCGCCGGTCAGCAGCACATCGAAATCATCCTTGGCACTGAGCATCGACGCCACGTGCAGGTTGTTGGTGATGATCTTCAGGTGATTGTGATTGAGCAGGGCGCGGGCAATCGATTCGGTGGTCGTGCCGATGTTGATGAACAGCGAGGCGTGATCGGGAATCTGTGCGGCGATGGCTTCACCGATGCGTTGTTTTTCATCGCGCATCTGATCGGCGCGCATCGCATAGGCAGTGTTTTCGACGCTGGAATCATAGGCAGCACCGCCATGGTAGCGACGCAGCAGATTGGCTTCCGCGAGCTGATTGATGTCGCGGCGGATGGTTTGCGGGGTAACAACGAACAGCGTGGCCATTTCCTCGATGCTCACATAGCCGCGTTCGCGGACCAGTTCGAGGATTTGCTGCTGACGGGGAGGCAGATTCATGGGGCTTCCTTTGGGCTGCCGTGCAAAATTTGCCCATGATGACGCAGGAATCCGCTCCCGACCAGTACATACAGATACGAGTACTCAGGTTGGCTTATTCAGCGTCTTCACGCGCCCAATCACGGGTACGACTGACGGCTTTTTTCCAGCCCTTGTACAGCTTCTCTTTCTCGGTTTCGTCGAGGCTCGGTTCGAACTCGCGCTCGATCACCGCTTTGCCGCGCAGTTCTTCCAGGCTGCCCCAGAAACCGCACGCCAGACCAGCCAGATACGCTGCGCCAAGCGCTGTGGTTTCACGCATTTGCGGACGCTCGACCTGCGTGCCGAGGATGTCGGCCTGGAACTGCATGAGGAAGTTGTTCGCCACCGCGCCGCCGTCCACGCGCAGGGCTTTGAGGCGTTCGCCGGAGTCCTGTTGCATGGCGTCGAGCACGTCGCGGGTCTGGTAAGCGATCGATTCCAGCGCAGCGCGAATGATGTGATCCACGCGTACGCCGCGCGTCAGGCCGAACAGTGCGCCACGGGCATACGGGTCCCAGTAGGGAGCGCCGAGACCGGTGAACGCCGGTACCAGGTACACGCCGTTGCTGTCCTTCACTTTATTGGCGAAGTATTCGGTGTCGTGGGCGTCGTTGATGATCTTCAGTTCATCGCGCAGCCACTGCACGGTCGAACCGCCGTTGAACACCGCCCCTTCCAGTGCGTAAGCAACTTCGCCACGCGGGCCGCAGGCGATGGTGGTGAGCATGCCGTGCTGGGATTTCACCGCTTTGTCGCCGGTATTCATCAGCAGGAAGCAGCCAGTGCCGTAGGTGTTTTTCGCTTGGCCTGGCTCCACGCACATCTGGCCGAACAGGGCGGCTTGCTGGTCGCCGGCGATACCGCCGATGGCGATGCCGCTCTTGGTGCGACCGTAGATTTCCGAAGAGGCCTTCACTTCCGGAAGCATCTCGCGCGGGATGTCGAGGATCTCGAGCATCTTCGAATCCCACTCCAGCGAGTGAATGTTGAAGAGCATGGTGCGCGAGGCGTTGGTGTAGTCGGTGACGTGTACTTTGCCGCCGGTGAACTTCCAGATCAGCCAGCTATCGACGGTGCCGAACAGTAATTCGCCGTTGCGCGCGCGTTCGCGGCTGCCTTCGACGTTGTCGAGGATCCACTTCAGTTTGGTGCCGGAGAAGTACGGATCGGTGACCAGACCGGTGTTATCGCGGATGTACTCTTCGTGACCGTCGCGCTTGAGCTGCTGGCAGATCTCGGTGCTGCGGCGGCACTGCCAGACGATGGCGTTGTACACCGGACGGCCGGTGGTCTTGTCCCAGACTACGGTGGTTTCGCGCTGGTTGGTGATACCGATGGCGGCGACCTGATCGTGGTGCAGACCGGCCTGGGCCAGGGCCTCAACCATCACTGCGCTCTGGGTGGCGAAGATTTCCATCGGGTCGTGTTCGACCCAACCGGCCTGCGGGTAATGCTGAGCGAATTCGCGCTGCGCGGTGCAGACCACGTTCGCATCGCGGTCGAAAATGATCGCGCGGGAGCTGGTCGTACCCTGATCGAGGGCAATGATGTAGTTCTTATTCTGAATGTCGGTCATGTCGATTGCCTTGGACGAAATAAGGGAGAGTGGGCCGTGGCGCAGGCTCTATTGGGCAGGAGCCGGCGCCGACTGTTTCAAGAAGTTCTTGGTTTGCCGTCAATGGCCGGTTCTGCATCCTTTGTAGCAGGTGTGGCGCCGGTCAGGTGACGGGCGATGAGCCCGCGATACCCGGCTGCGCCGAGGCAGGCACCGACAATCGGTGCAAAAATCGGAATCAGGAAGTACGGAATATCGCGACCGCCAGTGAAGGAAATTTCACCCCAGCCGGTAAAGAAAGTCATCAGTTTCGGACCGAAGTCACGCGCCGGGTTCATCGCAAAACCGGTCAGCGGGCCCATCGAGCTACCGATCACGGCAATCAGCAAACCGATCAGCAGCGGCGCCAGCGGACCTTTCGGCAGGCCGTTGTTGTCGTCGGTCAGCGACATGATCACGCCCATCAGGATCGCGGTGATAATCATCTCGACCAGGAAGGCCTGGGCGGTCGACAGCACCGGATTCGGGAAGGTTGAGAACACCGAGGCCAACTCAAGGCTGGCGGTCGAGCCACGAACCATTTGGTGAGCTTGTTCGTAATCGAAGAACAGATTGCTGTACAGCGTGTAAACCAACAGCGCGCCGCAGAAGGCGCCAGCGATCTGGGCAAGAATGTAGAACGGCAGTTTGCGCTTTTCGAAGTCAGCGAAGATCGCCAGCGCGATGCTCACGGCCGGGTTCAGGTGCGCGCCGGAAACGCCGGCAGTGAGGTAGATCGCCATGCTCACGCCGACGCCCCAGATGATGCTGATTTCCCACAGGCCAAAGCTGGCGCCCGCGACTTTGAGCGCGGCGACACAACCGGTGCCGAAAAAGATCAGTAGGGCAGTACCCAGAAACTCGGCCATGCATTGGCTCGAGAGCGTTGGTTGCTGTAAAGCAGTTGTCATTGAAAACCTCGGTTTTTGTTGTTGTCTGGCGCGCTGCCGTCAGGGCAGGGCGCGATTTTCCCCGTTCAGGAATCCCCATTCCTTTCCCGGTTTACTGCTGGGTGCTGCGATGACGATAATTCTTACATTATTCAGATTCGAAAAAATATAGACAAGAAACAAACCTGTCAAAGGTCGAAAGTGAACCATCGGTCACAATAAAACTATTCGTTGTGTGAATGATCCTCTGCCGTCGCTGCAGTGCCGTGCACTCGAAAAGTCTGTAAGCCACGGGAAACGTGGCTTGGGATAGAGCCTTTTAGTGGCTGATCACCTAGAATCCGGCACAGTGTTTTTCCGCCACTGCCGAGCCCGGAGCTGCCATGACCCCTGCGTTGGACTTGTTGAAAAAAGTTCGTGCCGAACATCGCGTGCACAGTTACGAACATGACCCAAAGGCCGCGTCCTATGGGCTGGAGGCCGCAGAGAAACTGGCACTGGAGCCGGCGCAGGTGTTTAAAACCCTGCTCGCAGCCAGTGAAAAGGGCGAGTTGCTGGTGGCGGTGGTGCCGGTCGTCGGAAGCCTCGACCTCAAAGGTCTGGCGCATGCCGCTGGTGTGAAAAAAGTCGAGATGGCCGACCCGGCAGCAGCCCAGCGTTCCACCGGTTATCTGTTGGGCGGCATCAGTCCGCTGGGGCAGAAGAAGCGCCTGCGCACCTTCATCGATAACTCGGCTCAGGGTTTTGCGACTATTTATGTCAGCGCCGGTCGGCGAGGCCTGGAGGTCGAACTGGCACCCGCCGTGCTCGCCGAGCATACCCAGGCGAAATTTGCCGATATCGGCCGCGCGTAAGCGTTATCGCTGTATGTAGAAAATTGCCCGGTTCTGTCACTGGCGCTGAGCGCATCGTGGTTGCATGCTCTGGCGACTGACTTAGGGAGAAGGTTATGCAGCTCGAGTTTCATCAGGTCGACGCGTTCAGTGATCGGCCGTTCAGTGGCAATCCGGCGATGATTTACCGGTTGGATGCATGGCTCGCGGATGAGCTGATGCAGAAGATCGCTGCTGAGCACAATCTGGCGGAAACCGCGTTTTTGGTGCGTGAGGGATCGGTCTGGCATATCCGCTGGTTTACCCCGACCACTGAAGTACCGTTGTGCGGGCACGCCACGCTGGCCAGTGCTTATGTGCTGTTCGAGATCTATAAGGAAACCGCCGAGCGTATCGACTTCACCTGTAAATCCGGCCCGCTGAGTGTCACGCGTGAAGGTGATCGGTTGTGGCTGGATTTCCCTTCGATCATGCCGTCAGAGATTGGTGTGACGCTCGATGTCGAACGAGCATTGGGCGTTGAAGCCGTTGATGTGCTCGGCTCAAACGAACTGTTTGTGGTGCTGGAGTCTGAGCAAGCCGTGCTTGATTGCAAGCCGGACATGGTTGCACTGGCCAAGCTGCCCTGGCTGGGCGCGATTGTCACGGCGCGGGGCAATCAGCACGATTTCGTCTCGCGCTATTTTGCACCGGCGATTGGCATTAATGAGGACCCGGTGACCGGCTCGACGCATTGCAGCCTGATCCCGTATTGGTCGAAGCGACTGGGCAAATCGAGTCTGACCGCGTGCCAGCGCTCGGCACGAGGCGGGGAGTTATTCTGCCGGTTGGAAGGTGAGCGGGTGAAGATTGGCGGCAATGCGACGCTGGTTGCGAGCGGCACCCTGATCCTGGGTTAACGCAAAACCCTGTAGGAGTGAGCCTGCTCGCGATAGCGGTGTGTCAGTCAATATATGTGTTGATTGACACACCGCTATCGCGAGCAGGCTCACTCCTACAAGGAGAATCGTGTTGGATCAGAGCGCGGCGCTGTAGCGGCGGACGCCGTTTTCCACTGCCGGGATTTGTGCGGCGGTGCTGCCGGAAGCCTGGAACAAGACCAGATGCTCAGCGGCAACACGAATTCCCACTTCCGCGCCAACCTGATGATCCGCATGGCTTGGGAAGATCGATTCCAGCTGCGCCCCCGTCGGCAATTGCAGACGATACAGCGTCGACGCGCCCAGGAACGTCTTGCCGACAATCCGTGCTTTCAAGCCACTTTCCGGCGCATAAACGATGTCATCCGGGCGCAGCAGTACATCCACCGCCCCGCCAATCGGCCAGGTATAAGCCCGATTGCCACGCAGCTCACCCAGTTCTGTCTGCACCGATTCCGGGCTGCCGAGCTGGCCGCGAATAAAGTAACCCTGACCGATGAAGCTGGCCACGTACGGCGTTGCCGGTTCGTGGTAAAGGTTGTACGGCGTGTCCCATTGCTCCAGCCGACCTTCCTTGAACACGCCAACGTGATCGCTGACGGCAAAGGCTTCCTCCTGATCGTGGGTCACCAGAATCGCACTGGTGCCACGAGCCTTGAGGATGTCGCGCACTTCATGGCTGAGCTTGCGCCGCAGTTCGCCATCGAGGTTGGAGAACGGCTCGTCGAGCAGCAGCAATTGCGGCTCCGGCGCCAATGCGCGGGCGAGGGCTACGCGCTGTTGCTGGCCGCCGGACAACTCGTGCGGGAAGCGTTTGCCGAGGTTCTTCAGGTTGACCAGTTCGAGCAGTTCTTCGGTCACGCGCTCCTTGTTCGGATGCTTGCGGATACCGAAGGCAATATTGTCGGCGACGCTCAGGTGCGGGAACAGTGCGTAATCCTGAAACACCATCCCGATCCGGCGTTTCTCCGGCGCCAGAGTGAAACCGGCGCTGGAAATGGTTTCGCCGCCGAGGGTGATCTCACCTTCATGCACCGGCTCGAAACCGGCGATGGCGCGCAGGGTGGTGGTCTTGCCGCAGCCGGACGAGCCGAGCAGGCAGCCGATGTCACCGGCGTTGAGGTGCAGATTGAGGTTCTGCACCACGCGTTGATCTTGATAACCGCAAGCGAGGTTGCGCAGGTTCAGCAGTAATTCATGGCTCATGCGTGGTGATATGCCGGTTCGACGAGGAACTCGAGCAGGGCCTTCTGTGCGTGGAGACGGTTTTCTGCCTGATCCCACGCGACAGAGCGCGGGTCATCAAGCAGGTCGAGGCTGATTTCTTCGCCACGGTGCGCAGGCAAGCAGTGCATGAACAGCACGTCCTCGGCAGCGAGGTCGAGCAGGGCGCGGTTGACCTGGAACGGGGCGAACAGCTTGAGGCGCTTGGCAGTTTCCTCTTCCTGACCCATCGAAGTCCAGACATCGGTGCTCACCAGGTGCGCGCCGCGTACGGCGTCGGCAGGATCACGGACGATGGTCACACGATCGCCAGCCTTGGCGACGAACTCTGGGTTGGGCTCGTAGCCTTCCGGGCAGGCAACGCGCAACTGGAAGTCGAACTGCATCGCCGCTTCTATATAGCTGTTGCACATGTTGTTGCCGTCGCCGATCCAGGCCACGGTCTTGCCTTGGATCGAGCCACGATGCTCAAGGAACGTCTGCATGTCGGCGAGCAACTGACACGGGTGCAGGTCATCGGAC contains these protein-coding regions:
- a CDS encoding amino acid ABC transporter permease, giving the protein MNYNWDWGVFFKSTGVGSETYLDWYVTGLGWTIAIAIVAWIIALLLGSILGVMRTVPNRIVSGIATCYVELFRNVPLLVQLFIWYFLVPDLLPQNLQDWYKQDLNPTTSAYLSVVVCLGLFTAARVCEQVRTGIQALPRGQESAARAMGFKLPQIYWNVLLPQAYRIIIPPLTSEFLNVFKNSSVASLIGLMELLAQTKQTAEFSANLFEAFTLATLIYFTLNMSLMLLMRMVEKKVAVPGLISVGGK
- a CDS encoding glutamate/aspartate ABC transporter substrate-binding protein; translated protein: MRIVPHILGAAIAAALISTPVFAAELTGTLKKINDSGTITLAHRDSSIPFSYIADASGKPVGYSHDIQVAIVEALKKDLNKPDLQVKYNLVTSQTRIPLIQNGTADIECGSTTNNAERAQQVDFTVNIFEIGTRLLVKKDKDGKPSYADFADLKGKNVVTTAGTTSERIIKAMNADKQMGMNIISAKDHGESFNMLESGRAVAFMMDDALLAGEEAKAKKPADWIITGTPQSFEAYACMVRKDDPAFKKAVDDAIVALYKSGEINKIYSKWFESPVPPKGLNLNFPMSDKVKDLIANPSDKPAPDVKI
- the glpD gene encoding glycerol-3-phosphate dehydrogenase produces the protein MSTSTLRTPPISEIYDIAVIGGGINGVGIAADAAGRGLSVFLCEKDDLASHTSSASSKLIHGGLRYLEHYEFRLVREALAEREVLLAKAPHIVKPMRFVLPHRPHLRPAWMIRAGLFLYDNLGKREKLPGSKSLKFGADSALKSEIKKGFEYSDCWVDDARLVVLNAMAAREKGAHVHTQTRCVSARRAKGLWHLNLERADGSLFSITAKALVNAAGPWVAKFIRDDLKMESPYGIRLIQGSHIIVPKLYEGDHAHILQNEDQRIVFTIPYLNNHFTLIGTTDREYTGDPAKVAITDAETDYLLKVVNAHFKQQISRDDIQHSYSGVRPLCNDESDNPSAVTRDYTLALSASGEEAPLLSVFGGKLTTYRKLAESAMAQLLPFFTQMRPSWTATATLPGGEDMTTPQALCAQIRDKFDFVPTEIARRWSTTYGSRTWRMLEGVETLADMGEHLGGGLYTREVDYLCSEEWATTAHDILWRRSKLGLFTTPAEQEKLAAYLGKVEQNRSKIEAA
- a CDS encoding DeoR/GlpR family transcriptional regulator, which gives rise to MNLPPRQQQILELVRERGYVSIEEMATLFVVTPQTIRRDINQLAEANLLRRYHGGAAYDSSVENTAYAMRADQMRDEKQRIGEAIAAQIPDHASLFINIGTTTESIARALLNHNHLKIITNNLHVASMLSAKDDFDVLLTGGNVRRDGGVVGQASVDFINQFKVDFALVGISGIDEDGSLLDFDYQEVRVSQAIIANARQVILAADSSKFGRNAMIRLGPISLIDCLVTDQQPVPALAQLLSQHKIRLEVV
- the glpK gene encoding glycerol kinase GlpK, with protein sequence MTDIQNKNYIIALDQGTTSSRAIIFDRDANVVCTAQREFAQHYPQAGWVEHDPMEIFATQSAVMVEALAQAGLHHDQVAAIGITNQRETTVVWDKTTGRPVYNAIVWQCRRSTEICQQLKRDGHEEYIRDNTGLVTDPYFSGTKLKWILDNVEGSRERARNGELLFGTVDSWLIWKFTGGKVHVTDYTNASRTMLFNIHSLEWDSKMLEILDIPREMLPEVKASSEIYGRTKSGIAIGGIAGDQQAALFGQMCVEPGQAKNTYGTGCFLLMNTGDKAVKSQHGMLTTIACGPRGEVAYALEGAVFNGGSTVQWLRDELKIINDAHDTEYFANKVKDSNGVYLVPAFTGLGAPYWDPYARGALFGLTRGVRVDHIIRAALESIAYQTRDVLDAMQQDSGERLKALRVDGGAVANNFLMQFQADILGTQVERPQMRETTALGAAYLAGLACGFWGSLEELRGKAVIEREFEPSLDETEKEKLYKGWKKAVSRTRDWAREDAE
- a CDS encoding MIP/aquaporin family protein, with protein sequence MTTALQQPTLSSQCMAEFLGTALLIFFGTGCVAALKVAGASFGLWEISIIWGVGVSMAIYLTAGVSGAHLNPAVSIALAIFADFEKRKLPFYILAQIAGAFCGALLVYTLYSNLFFDYEQAHQMVRGSTASLELASVFSTFPNPVLSTAQAFLVEMIITAILMGVIMSLTDDNNGLPKGPLAPLLIGLLIAVIGSSMGPLTGFAMNPARDFGPKLMTFFTGWGEISFTGGRDIPYFLIPIFAPIVGACLGAAGYRGLIARHLTGATPATKDAEPAIDGKPRTS
- the ybaK gene encoding Cys-tRNA(Pro) deacylase, which encodes MTPALDLLKKVRAEHRVHSYEHDPKAASYGLEAAEKLALEPAQVFKTLLAASEKGELLVAVVPVVGSLDLKGLAHAAGVKKVEMADPAAAQRSTGYLLGGISPLGQKKRLRTFIDNSAQGFATIYVSAGRRGLEVELAPAVLAEHTQAKFADIGRA
- a CDS encoding PhzF family phenazine biosynthesis protein, coding for MQLEFHQVDAFSDRPFSGNPAMIYRLDAWLADELMQKIAAEHNLAETAFLVREGSVWHIRWFTPTTEVPLCGHATLASAYVLFEIYKETAERIDFTCKSGPLSVTREGDRLWLDFPSIMPSEIGVTLDVERALGVEAVDVLGSNELFVVLESEQAVLDCKPDMVALAKLPWLGAIVTARGNQHDFVSRYFAPAIGINEDPVTGSTHCSLIPYWSKRLGKSSLTACQRSARGGELFCRLEGERVKIGGNATLVASGTLILG
- a CDS encoding ABC transporter ATP-binding protein, with product MSHELLLNLRNLACGYQDQRVVQNLNLHLNAGDIGCLLGSSGCGKTTTLRAIAGFEPVHEGEITLGGETISSAGFTLAPEKRRIGMVFQDYALFPHLSVADNIAFGIRKHPNKERVTEELLELVNLKNLGKRFPHELSGGQQQRVALARALAPEPQLLLLDEPFSNLDGELRRKLSHEVRDILKARGTSAILVTHDQEEAFAVSDHVGVFKEGRLEQWDTPYNLYHEPATPYVASFIGQGYFIRGQLGSPESVQTELGELRGNRAYTWPIGGAVDVLLRPDDIVYAPESGLKARIVGKTFLGASTLYRLQLPTGAQLESIFPSHADHQVGAEVGIRVAAEHLVLFQASGSTAAQIPAVENGVRRYSAAL
- the argF gene encoding ornithine carbamoyltransferase, with translation MSARHFLSLMDCTPEELVSVIRRGVELKDLRNRGVLFEPLKNRVLGMIFEKSSTRTRISFEAGMIQLGGQAIFLSPRDTQLGRGEPIGDCAIVMSSMLDAVMIRTFAHSTLTEFAANSRVPVINGLSDDLHPCQLLADMQTFLEHRGSIQGKTVAWIGDGNNMCNSYIEAAMQFDFQLRVACPEGYEPNPEFVAKAGDRVTIVRDPADAVRGAHLVSTDVWTSMGQEEETAKRLKLFAPFQVNRALLDLAAEDVLFMHCLPAHRGEEISLDLLDDPRSVAWDQAENRLHAQKALLEFLVEPAYHHA